One stretch of Zootoca vivipara chromosome 8, rZooViv1.1, whole genome shotgun sequence DNA includes these proteins:
- the PARP10 gene encoding protein mono-ADP-ribosyltransferase PARP10 → MAAASVEVRGVPGDVADELLVLYFENRRRSGGGAVQSCRRRGARATLTFESAEDAQRVLSRTDHRLQDAHLTVHPAAPRDYGKVVLQGLNPQTSQDLVELYVERMLNCESGVCPVFRSHRGDQALVQLTNPLSNAEFLALGEHVQSRPLDGAHLALDWVEQTDGVLVQRGEGPGPSPLSQDLLELYFESKRSGGGPVRAVRLLQGATVAVVSFQNPAVVEKVLQKTHRLPDGILAVSPHYDFLEPPEQEGAPLGDTGTPFALLPLPEAFPRQLLQVDLVLRELNAPAPECVIALGEAGLRVSGGDPLRQKWLLEHVQGVLQNVIPERLPFSAWVLDFLRQEDVRSRLAELLAERGLGACFLPAADEVVVAALRPETARLATELLGSSLGHFALPLSERHLPALASPRWAQLQGALPCCLVRLDQGGEQLEGLTLAGMEPENRARLAAFLQESMPDEALVAMEPGALRYLQRYYQDVLAGMGSVTLLPLEGDDVTGLRLSGEAGACQAAAELLQSLLSAIHTQTVTLELPGVCRFLQEKRGRETVQELERRFRCTIDLERVRWSPPETQHELEASQEPLAVSCPRDSPRGQERLGAPVGAAGERSDTNLEEIKGLLAALQAPRRGSWSLENVKVEEEEQEDLYTAPEPPSQAAEAAPAAARAEGSEAAAEEEEGALEEGPLALRSSAAEEEEEAQLLLAIQQSMDSARQEEEELRRAMELSLTSWVQEQAPSADATLLSALSISLEDARQAADSAQVAVFLGAEEDVAPLAQELKDALRAQLREETVPHAALRSLAPPCLAYLAHLERKHAVRISLDGEVAVVRGFADYPVAATRDLALLLTRLLRTETAGDPGNACWVHWDPQGSSTPYSAQASALLEQAWGRGLKHLDIFFDGRPFAIDFERMEEYDLGSARTVPIGRLPGPSGPVGLDDGEARLVQLVEGTEEFRETVRHFYDTLEEMHNKIRIVKVEKLLHPLLYQQYQLKKVALLNVCGRRDVERILFHGTTEESSREICLHGFNRSFCGKNATRYGHGVYFAVKAVVSVQEMYSPASSDGNKYIFVTQTLTGDYALGKPGMRAPPLREGDAVPRRYDSTVDNLQNPAIFVIFNDTQAYPQHLITCRWSKQP, encoded by the exons ATGGCGGCGGCGTCCGTGGAGGTGCGCGGGGTCCCCGGCGACGTGGCGGACGAGCTGCTGGTGCTCTACTTCGAGAACCGGCGCCGCTCGGGAGGGGGCGCCGTGCAGAGCTGCCGCCGGAGGGGCGCCCGCGCCACGCTCACCTTCGAAAGCGCCGAGG ACGCCCAGCGGGTCCTCTCCAGAACGGACCACCGGCTGCAGGACGCCCACCTGACGGTGCACCCAGCTGCCCCTCGGGATTATGGGAAGGTGGTCCTGCAAGGCCTGAACCCCCAGACCAGTCAGGACCTGGTGGAGCTTTACGTGGAGAGGATGTTGAACTGTGAGAGTGGCGTCTGCCCCGTCTTCCGCAGCCACAGAGGGGATCAGGCCCTGGTGCAGCTGACCAATCCGCTCAGCAATGCag agttcctggccttgggggagcatgtgcagagtcgGCCGCTGGACGGGGCCCACCTGGCGCTGGACTGGGTGGAGCAGACGGACGGCGTGCTGGTGCAGCGTGGGGAGGGCCCCGGCCCCAGCCCCCTCAGTCAGGACCTGCTGGAGCTGTACTTTGAGAGCAAGCGCAGCGGTGGGGGGCCAGTGCGGGCCGTGAGGCTGCTTCAGGGGGCCACGGTGGCTGTCGTCTCCTTCCAGAACCCAGCAG TGGTGGAGAAAGTGCTGCAGAAGACCCACCGCCTCCCAGATGGCATCTTGGCTGTCTCCCCCCACTACGACTTCCTGGAGCCCCCAGAGCAAGAAGGAGCCCCTCTGGGGGACACGGGGACCCCCTttgccctccttcccctcccgGAAGCCTTCCCCCGGCAGCTGCTGCAGGTGGACCTGGTCCTCCGGGAGCTGAACGCCCCTGCCCCGGAATGCGTGATCGCCCTGGGCGAAGCCGGCCTGCGCGTCTCGGGGGGCGACCCACTGCGCCAAAAGTGGCTGCTGGAGCATGTCCAGGGGGTCCTGCAGAACGTGATCCCCGAGCGCCTGCCCTTCTCCGCCTGGGTCCTGGACTTCCTTCGGCAGGAGGATGTGCGGAGTCGCCTGGCGGAGCTGCTGGCCGAGCGGGGGCTGGGCGCCTGCTTCCTCCCCGCTGCGGACGAGGTGGTGGTGGCGGCCCTGAGGCCCGAGACGGCCCGCCTGGCCACCGAGCTGCTGGGCTCCTCCCTGGGCCACTTTGCCCTGCCCTTGTCGGAGAGGCACCTGCCGGCTCTGGCCTCCCCCCGCTGGGCCCAGCTGCAGGGGGCGCTTCCCTGCTGCCTGGTGCGCCTGGACCAGGGCGGGGAGCAGCTGGAGGGCCTGACCCTGGCTGGCATGGAGCCGGAGAACCGGGCCCGGCTGGCCGCCTTCCTGCAGGAGAGCATGCCCGACGAGGCCCTGGTGGCCATGGAGCCGGGCGCTCTGCGCTACCTGCAAAGGTACTACCAGGACGTGCTGGCGGGCATGGGCAGTGTCACCCTCCTGCCCCTGGAAGGAGACGACGTCACAGGCTTGCGG CTGAGCGGGGAGGCTGGAGCCTGCCAGGCAGCAGCTGAGCTCCTCCAGAGTCTGCTCAGCGCCATCCACACCCAGACGGTGACGCTGGAGCTGCCGGGCGTCTGCCGCTTCCTGCAGGAGAAACGGGGCCGGGAGACAGTGCAGGAGTTGGAGAGGCGCTTTCGTTGCACCATCGACCTGGAGAGGGTCCGCTGGAGCCCCCCAGAGACGCAG CACGAACTGGAGGCGTCTCAGGAGCCGCTGGCGGTGAGCTGCCCACGTGATTCCCCGCGTGGGCAGGAGCGGCTGGGAGCCCCAGTGGGCGCAGCTGGTGAGAGGAGTGACACCAACTTGG AAGAGATCAAGGGTCTGCTGGCTGCCCTCCAGGCTCCCAGGCGGGGGTCCTGGTCCTTGGAGAACGTcaaggtggaagaggaagaacAGGAGGACCTGTACACGGCCCCTGAGCCGCCCTCGCaggcggcagaggcggcccctgCAGCTGCCAGGGCAGAGGGCAGTGAGGccgcggcggaggaggaggagggggcgctggaggaaGGACCCCTGGCCCTGCGGAGCAGCGCGgccgaggaggaagaggaggcgcaGCTGCTGCTGGCCATCCAGCAGTCGATGGACAGTGcccggcaggaggaagaggagctgcgCCGGGCCATGGAGCTCTCCCTTACCAGCTGGGTGCAGGAGCAGGCGCCCAGCGCGGACGCCACCCTCCTCTCGGCCCTCAGCATCTCCCTGGAGGACGCCAGGCAGGCGGCCGACTCGGCCCAGGTGGCCGTCTTCCTGGGAGCAGAGGAGGACGTGGCCCCCCTGGCCCAGGAGCTGAAGGATGCCCTGCGGGCCCAGCTGCGGGAGGAGACGGTGCCCCACGCCGCCCTGCGCTCCCTGGCGCCGCCCTGCCTCGCCTACCTGGCCCACCTGGAGCGGAAGCACGCCGTGCGGATCTCGCTGGACGGGGAGGTGGCCGTGGTGCGAGGCTTTGCCGACTACCCCGTGGCCGCCACGCGCGACCTGGCGCTGCTGCTCACCCGGCTGCTGCGCACGGAGACCGCCGGGGATCCTGGCAATGCCTGCTGGGTGCAttgggacccccaggggtcctcCACCCCCTACTCGGCACAGGCCAGCGCCCTTCTGGAACAGGCGTGGGGTCGGGGGCTCAAGCACCTGGACATCTTCTTTGACGGGCGTCCCTTCGCCATTGACTTTGAGCGCATGGAGGAGTACGACCTTGGCAGTGCCCGCACTGTGCCCATTGGCCGCCTCCCAG GTCCTTCTGGCCCTGTGGGGCTGGACGATGGGGAGGCCAGGCTGGTGCAGCTTGTGGAGGGAACAGAGGAGTTCCGGGAGACGGTGCGCCATTTCTACGACACCCTGGAGGAGATGCACAACAAGATCCGCATTGTCAag GTGGAGAAGCTGCTGCACCCTCTTCTCTACCAGCAGTACCAGCTGAAGAAAGTGGCCCTGCTGAACGTTTGTGGGCGCCGGGACGTGGAGCGCATCCTCTTCCACGGCACCACGGAGGAGTCGAGCCGCGAGATCTGCCTGCACGGCTTCAACCGTAGCTTCTGCGGAAAGAACG CCACACGCTACGGCCACGGGGTCTACTTTGCTGTCAAGGCCGTCGTCTCGGTGCAGGAGATGTACTCCCCCGCCAGCAGCGATGGCAACAAGTACATCTTTGTGACGCAGACGCTGACCGGGGACTACGCACTGGGCAAGCCGGGCATGCGGGCGCCGCCCCTGCGGGAAGGGGACGCTGTGCCGCGGCGCTACGACAGCACCGTGGACAACCTCCAGAATCCAGCCATCTTTGTCATCTTCAACGACACTCAGGCTTATCCTCAGCACCTCATCACCTGCCGCTGGTCCAAGCAGCCCTAG